The Streptomyces nigra genome includes the window TCGGTGTGCTCGCGGCCCCGGCACTTCTCGTGCCGGGGATCCCGGGCGCCGTGCTGGGCGTCGTCTGCGTCCAGATGTACCTGCTGCTCGACTGCGTCGACGGCGAGATCGCGCGCTGGCGCAAGCAGTACTCCCTCAGCGGCGTCTACCTGGACCGGGTCGGCGCCTACCTCACCGACGCCGCGGTGCTCACCGGCTTCGGCCTGCGCGCCGCCGACCTGTGGGGCAGCGGCCGTATCGACTGGCTGTGGGCCTTCCTCGGCACGCTCGCCGCGCTCGGCGCCATCCTGATCAAGGCCGAGACCGACCTCGTCGGCGTCGCCCGCCACCAGACCGGCAAGGAGCCCGTCAAGGAGGCCGCCGCCGAGATGCGCTCCTCGGGCATGGCGCTGGCCCGCAAGGCCGCCGCCGCCCTGAAGTTCCACCGGCTGATCCTCGGCATCGAGGCGTCGCTGCTCATCCTGGTCCTCGCCATCGCCGACCAGGTCCGCGGCGACCTGTTCTTCTCGCGGCTCGGCGTCGCCGTGCTGGCCGGCATCGCCCTCGTGCAGACCCTGCTGCACCTGGTCTCCATCCTCGCGTCGAGCAGGCTGAAGTGAGCGCCATGAAGGTCGGCGCGGTCGTCATCACCATGGGCAACCGGCCCGAGGAACTGCGCGCCCTGCTCGACTCGGTCGCCAAGCAGGACGGCGACCGGGTCCAGGTCGTCGTGGTCGGCAACGGCTCA containing:
- a CDS encoding CDP-alcohol phosphatidyltransferase family protein: MSRPSVAELRPVVHPAGVKDRRSGEHWMGRLYMREVSLRVDRYLVNTRVTPNQLTYLMTVFGVLAAPALLVPGIPGAVLGVVCVQMYLLLDCVDGEIARWRKQYSLSGVYLDRVGAYLTDAAVLTGFGLRAADLWGSGRIDWLWAFLGTLAALGAILIKAETDLVGVARHQTGKEPVKEAAAEMRSSGMALARKAAAALKFHRLILGIEASLLILVLAIADQVRGDLFFSRLGVAVLAGIALVQTLLHLVSILASSRLK